A single region of the Mustela lutreola isolate mMusLut2 chromosome 2, mMusLut2.pri, whole genome shotgun sequence genome encodes:
- the CBARP gene encoding voltage-dependent calcium channel beta subunit-associated regulatory protein isoform X6 → MQPTPTMATAAGTAATVALTSRWDNATGTPTVSEGFGVGWLGRAGPQRPRPAVLTPAGPQAEPDPILDNYVLLVVVMSLFVGGTLVVLSGVLLVCRRCWEAHPRFNRATEEAEKTATTYLDNGARPAQDPDFRGEDPEGQDAETERFLSTSSTGRRVSFNEAALFEQSRKSQDKGRRSSQSTSATWAKLAQPPLPTLPRPPRPTSPSSSSALPGDPYNSAVGPADFEISPLASSDSGEGTWLDPGTRSSKPAGPGPATGHREAGRGEAGPGSGAGPVLQFFTRLRRHASLDGASPYFKVKKWKLDPSQRASSLDTRGSPKRHQFQRQRAASESTEQEEGDAPHGDFIQYIASAGAAVAFPPPRPFLASPTSPSPTLGRLEAAEEVGAAGGASPESPPESSGGVGPEQLQQQESDGERDSGPEQAQTSYRDIWSLRASLELHAAATSDHSSSGNDRDSVRSGDSSGSGSGTTAPAFPPPSPPPTPRSTDGEAGGPRKLLQMDSGYASIEGRGAGDDGLPSASEKRSSFTSAGRTATVGSSFEGALAPTEAPARPRSPRAWPRRAPRRDYSIDEKTDALFHEFLRHDPHFDDALPCAARHRARAHPHPHARKQWQQRGRQHSDPGARAAPPAPSAPPFRPDPRPPRAPLRRGDSVDCPSEGRAGEDPAAPAIPVIEEEPGGGGGGGGGGGGCPGSGLCVEPPGTLLDKLAAGLDDRLFPPRLAQPIAAAPALAAAAPTSPDHSPA, encoded by the exons ATGCAGCCCACGCCCACCATGGCCACGGCCGCCGGCACCGCTGCCACTGTCGCCCTGACCTCGAGGTGGGACAACGCCACCGGCACTCCCACCGTGAGTGAGGGGTTTGGAGTGGGGTGGCTGGGCCGGGCGGGCCCCCAGAGGCCACGCCCAGCGGTCCTGACCCCTGCTGGCCCACAGGCGGAGCCTGACCCCATCCTGGATAACTACGTGCTGCTGGTGGTGGTCATGTCGCTCTTCGTTGGTGGCACGCTAGTGGTGCTGTCCGGCGTGCTGCTCGTGTGCAGGCGCTGCTGGGAGGCCCACCCGCGCTTCAACAG AGCGACGGAGGAAGCGGAAAAGACCGCCACCACCTACCTGGACAATGGCGCTCGCCCGGCCCAAG ACCCCGACTTCAGGGGGGAGGACCCTGAGGGCCAGGACGCGGAGACGGAGCGCTTCCTGTCCACCAGCTCCACCGGCCGCCGGGTGTCCTTCAACGAGGCTGCCCTGTTCGAGCAGAGCCGGAAGTCGCAGGACAAGGGCCGCAG ATCGTCACAATCCACGAGTGCGACCTGGGCGAAACTGGCGCAGCCACCCCTCCCCACGCTGCCGCGGCCCCCAAGGCCAACCTCGCCATCTTCCAG CTCCGCCCTGCCAGGTGACCCCTACAACTCAGCCGTGGGCCCTGCTGACTTCGAGATCAGCCCCTTGGCATCCAGCGACTCCGGGGAAGGCACCTGG ttGGATCCAGGCACCAGGAGCAGCAAGCCTGCTGGCCCAGGGCCCGCGACGGGGCACAGGGAGGCCGGGCGTGGGGAGGCAGGCCCTGGCTCTGGGGCCGGACCCGTCCTGCAGTTCTTCACCCGGCTGCGGCGCCACGCCAGCCTGGACGGGGCCAGCCCCTACTTCAAGGTCAAGAAATGGAAGCTGGACCCCAGCCAACGGGCATCCAGTCTGGACACTAGAG GCTCCCCCAAGCGGCACCAGTTCCAACGGCAGCGGGCAGCCAGCGAGAgcacagagcaggaggagggggacgCCCCCCACGGGGATTTCATCCAGTACATTGCCAGCGCAGGCGCCGCTGTGGCcttcccgcccccccgcccctttCTGGCCAGCCCCACCAGCCCGTCCCCCACCCTCGGCAG GCTAGAGGCAGCCGAGGAGGTGGGCGCCGCGGGAGGAGCGAGCCCCGAGTCTCCCCCAGAGTCTAGCGGCGGCGTGGGGCCCGAGCAGCTGCAGCAGCAGGAGTCCGATGGCGAGCGGGACTCGGGGCCGGAGCAGGCGCAGACCAGCTACCGGGATATCTGGAGCCTGCGCGCCTCCCTCGAGCTGCACGCCGCGGCCACCTCGGACCACAGCAGCAGTGGCAACGACCGCGACTCGGTGCGCAGCGGCGACAGCTCGGGCTCGGGCTCTGGGACCACCGCGCCCGCCTTCCCGCCGCCCTCGCCGCCGCCCACACCGCGGTCCACGGACGGCGAGGCGGGAGGTCCGCGGAAGCTGCTTCAGATGGACAGCGGCTACGCCAGCATCGAGGGCCGCGGCGCGGGCGACGACGGGCTGCCCAGCGCGTCCGAGAAGCGCTCCTCCTTCACCAGCGCCGGCCGCACGGCCACTGTGGGCAGCAGCTTCGAGGGGGCGCTGGCGCCCACGGAGGCGCCCGCCCGGCCCCGCAGCCCCCGCGCCTGGCCCCGCCGCGCCCCGCGCCGCGACTACAGCATCGACGAGAAGACAGACGCGCTCTTCCACGAATTCCTGCGCCACGACCCGCACTTCGACGACGCGCTGCCCTGCGCCGCCCGCCACCGCGCGCGCGCGCACCCGCACCCGCACGCGCGCAAGCAGTGGCAGCAGCGCGGCCGGCAGCACAGCGACCCCGGCGCGCGcgccgccccgcccgccccgtcCGCGCCCCCGTTCCGCCCCGACCCCCGGCCCCCACGCGCGCCTCTGCGCCGCGGCGACAGCGTCGACTGCCCGTCCGAGGGCCGCGCGGGCGAGGACCCTGCGGCGCCCGCCATCCCGGTCATCGAGGAGGAGcccggcggcggtggcggcggcggcggcggcggcggcggctgcccCGGCTCGGGCCTGTGCGTCGAGCCCCCGGGGACGCTGCTGGACAAGCTGGCGGCCGGCCTCGACGACAGACTGTTCCCGCCGCGCCTCGCCCAGCCCATCGCCGCGGCTCCCGCGCTGGCCGCCGCCGCGCCGACGTCTCCCGACCACAGCCCGGCCTAA
- the CBARP gene encoding voltage-dependent calcium channel beta subunit-associated regulatory protein isoform X3 produces MQPTPTMATAAGTAATVALTSRWDNATGTPTAEPDPILDNYVLLVVVMSLFVGGTLVVLSGVLLVCRRCWEAHPRFNRATEEAEKTATTYLDNGARPAQDPDFRGEDPEGQDAETERFLSTSSTGRRVSFNEAALFEQSRKSQDKGRRYTLTEGDFHHLKNARLTHLHLPPLKIVTIHECDLGETGAATPPHAAAAPKANLAIFQPPGKALTGRSVGPSSALPGDPYNSAVGPADFEISPLASSDSGEGTWVRAPERPLPSLPHSRTELDPGTRSSKPAGPGPATGHREAGRGEAGPGSGAGPVLQFFTRLRRHASLDGASPYFKVKKWKLDPSQRASSLDTRGSPKRHQFQRQRAASESTEQEEGDAPHGDFIQYIASAGAAVAFPPPRPFLASPTSPSPTLGRLEAAEEVGAAGGASPESPPESSGGVGPEQLQQQESDGERDSGPEQAQTSYRDIWSLRASLELHAAATSDHSSSGNDRDSVRSGDSSGSGSGTTAPAFPPPSPPPTPRSTDGEAGGPRKLLQMDSGYASIEGRGAGDDGLPSASEKRSSFTSAGRTATVGSSFEGALAPTEAPARPRSPRAWPRRAPRRDYSIDEKTDALFHEFLRHDPHFDDALPCAARHRARAHPHPHARKQWQQRGRQHSDPGARAAPPAPSAPPFRPDPRPPRAPLRRGDSVDCPSEGRAGEDPAAPAIPVIEEEPGGGGGGGGGGGGCPGSGLCVEPPGTLLDKLAAGLDDRLFPPRLAQPIAAAPALAAAAPTSPDHSPA; encoded by the exons ATGCAGCCCACGCCCACCATGGCCACGGCCGCCGGCACCGCTGCCACTGTCGCCCTGACCTCGAGGTGGGACAACGCCACCGGCACTCCCACC GCGGAGCCTGACCCCATCCTGGATAACTACGTGCTGCTGGTGGTGGTCATGTCGCTCTTCGTTGGTGGCACGCTAGTGGTGCTGTCCGGCGTGCTGCTCGTGTGCAGGCGCTGCTGGGAGGCCCACCCGCGCTTCAACAG AGCGACGGAGGAAGCGGAAAAGACCGCCACCACCTACCTGGACAATGGCGCTCGCCCGGCCCAAG ACCCCGACTTCAGGGGGGAGGACCCTGAGGGCCAGGACGCGGAGACGGAGCGCTTCCTGTCCACCAGCTCCACCGGCCGCCGGGTGTCCTTCAACGAGGCTGCCCTGTTCGAGCAGAGCCGGAAGTCGCAGGACAAGGGCCGCAG GTACACCCTGACGGAGGGGGACTTCCACCACCTGAAGAATGCGCGCCTCACCCACCTGCACCTGCCGCCCCTCAAGATCGTCACAATCCACGAGTGCGACCTGGGCGAAACTGGCGCAGCCACCCCTCCCCACGCTGCCGCGGCCCCCAAGGCCAACCTCGCCATCTTCCAG CCCCCGGGGAAGGCCCTCACCGGCCGCTCCGTGGGCCCCAGCTCCGCCCTGCCAGGTGACCCCTACAACTCAGCCGTGGGCCCTGCTGACTTCGAGATCAGCCCCTTGGCATCCAGCGACTCCGGGGAAGGCACCTGGGTGAGGGCCCCCGagcggcccctcccctccctgccccactccaGGACAGAG ttGGATCCAGGCACCAGGAGCAGCAAGCCTGCTGGCCCAGGGCCCGCGACGGGGCACAGGGAGGCCGGGCGTGGGGAGGCAGGCCCTGGCTCTGGGGCCGGACCCGTCCTGCAGTTCTTCACCCGGCTGCGGCGCCACGCCAGCCTGGACGGGGCCAGCCCCTACTTCAAGGTCAAGAAATGGAAGCTGGACCCCAGCCAACGGGCATCCAGTCTGGACACTAGAG GCTCCCCCAAGCGGCACCAGTTCCAACGGCAGCGGGCAGCCAGCGAGAgcacagagcaggaggagggggacgCCCCCCACGGGGATTTCATCCAGTACATTGCCAGCGCAGGCGCCGCTGTGGCcttcccgcccccccgcccctttCTGGCCAGCCCCACCAGCCCGTCCCCCACCCTCGGCAG GCTAGAGGCAGCCGAGGAGGTGGGCGCCGCGGGAGGAGCGAGCCCCGAGTCTCCCCCAGAGTCTAGCGGCGGCGTGGGGCCCGAGCAGCTGCAGCAGCAGGAGTCCGATGGCGAGCGGGACTCGGGGCCGGAGCAGGCGCAGACCAGCTACCGGGATATCTGGAGCCTGCGCGCCTCCCTCGAGCTGCACGCCGCGGCCACCTCGGACCACAGCAGCAGTGGCAACGACCGCGACTCGGTGCGCAGCGGCGACAGCTCGGGCTCGGGCTCTGGGACCACCGCGCCCGCCTTCCCGCCGCCCTCGCCGCCGCCCACACCGCGGTCCACGGACGGCGAGGCGGGAGGTCCGCGGAAGCTGCTTCAGATGGACAGCGGCTACGCCAGCATCGAGGGCCGCGGCGCGGGCGACGACGGGCTGCCCAGCGCGTCCGAGAAGCGCTCCTCCTTCACCAGCGCCGGCCGCACGGCCACTGTGGGCAGCAGCTTCGAGGGGGCGCTGGCGCCCACGGAGGCGCCCGCCCGGCCCCGCAGCCCCCGCGCCTGGCCCCGCCGCGCCCCGCGCCGCGACTACAGCATCGACGAGAAGACAGACGCGCTCTTCCACGAATTCCTGCGCCACGACCCGCACTTCGACGACGCGCTGCCCTGCGCCGCCCGCCACCGCGCGCGCGCGCACCCGCACCCGCACGCGCGCAAGCAGTGGCAGCAGCGCGGCCGGCAGCACAGCGACCCCGGCGCGCGcgccgccccgcccgccccgtcCGCGCCCCCGTTCCGCCCCGACCCCCGGCCCCCACGCGCGCCTCTGCGCCGCGGCGACAGCGTCGACTGCCCGTCCGAGGGCCGCGCGGGCGAGGACCCTGCGGCGCCCGCCATCCCGGTCATCGAGGAGGAGcccggcggcggtggcggcggcggcggcggcggcggcggctgcccCGGCTCGGGCCTGTGCGTCGAGCCCCCGGGGACGCTGCTGGACAAGCTGGCGGCCGGCCTCGACGACAGACTGTTCCCGCCGCGCCTCGCCCAGCCCATCGCCGCGGCTCCCGCGCTGGCCGCCGCCGCGCCGACGTCTCCCGACCACAGCCCGGCCTAA
- the CBARP gene encoding voltage-dependent calcium channel beta subunit-associated regulatory protein isoform X7 — translation MQPTPTMATAAGTAATVALTSRWDNATGTPTVSEGFGVGWLGRAGPQRPRPAVLTPAGPQAEPDPILDNYVLLVVVMSLFVGGTLVVLSGVLLVCRRCWEAHPRFNRATEEAEKTATTYLDNGARPAQDPDFRGEDPEGQDAETERFLSTSSTGRRVSFNEAALFEQSRKSQDKGRRYTLTEGDFHHLKNARLTHLHLPPLKIVTIHECDLGETGAATPPHAAAAPKANLAIFQLDPGTRSSKPAGPGPATGHREAGRGEAGPGSGAGPVLQFFTRLRRHASLDGASPYFKVKKWKLDPSQRASSLDTRGSPKRHQFQRQRAASESTEQEEGDAPHGDFIQYIASAGAAVAFPPPRPFLASPTSPSPTLGRLEAAEEVGAAGGASPESPPESSGGVGPEQLQQQESDGERDSGPEQAQTSYRDIWSLRASLELHAAATSDHSSSGNDRDSVRSGDSSGSGSGTTAPAFPPPSPPPTPRSTDGEAGGPRKLLQMDSGYASIEGRGAGDDGLPSASEKRSSFTSAGRTATVGSSFEGALAPTEAPARPRSPRAWPRRAPRRDYSIDEKTDALFHEFLRHDPHFDDALPCAARHRARAHPHPHARKQWQQRGRQHSDPGARAAPPAPSAPPFRPDPRPPRAPLRRGDSVDCPSEGRAGEDPAAPAIPVIEEEPGGGGGGGGGGGGCPGSGLCVEPPGTLLDKLAAGLDDRLFPPRLAQPIAAAPALAAAAPTSPDHSPA, via the exons ATGCAGCCCACGCCCACCATGGCCACGGCCGCCGGCACCGCTGCCACTGTCGCCCTGACCTCGAGGTGGGACAACGCCACCGGCACTCCCACCGTGAGTGAGGGGTTTGGAGTGGGGTGGCTGGGCCGGGCGGGCCCCCAGAGGCCACGCCCAGCGGTCCTGACCCCTGCTGGCCCACAGGCGGAGCCTGACCCCATCCTGGATAACTACGTGCTGCTGGTGGTGGTCATGTCGCTCTTCGTTGGTGGCACGCTAGTGGTGCTGTCCGGCGTGCTGCTCGTGTGCAGGCGCTGCTGGGAGGCCCACCCGCGCTTCAACAG AGCGACGGAGGAAGCGGAAAAGACCGCCACCACCTACCTGGACAATGGCGCTCGCCCGGCCCAAG ACCCCGACTTCAGGGGGGAGGACCCTGAGGGCCAGGACGCGGAGACGGAGCGCTTCCTGTCCACCAGCTCCACCGGCCGCCGGGTGTCCTTCAACGAGGCTGCCCTGTTCGAGCAGAGCCGGAAGTCGCAGGACAAGGGCCGCAG GTACACCCTGACGGAGGGGGACTTCCACCACCTGAAGAATGCGCGCCTCACCCACCTGCACCTGCCGCCCCTCAAGATCGTCACAATCCACGAGTGCGACCTGGGCGAAACTGGCGCAGCCACCCCTCCCCACGCTGCCGCGGCCCCCAAGGCCAACCTCGCCATCTTCCAG ttGGATCCAGGCACCAGGAGCAGCAAGCCTGCTGGCCCAGGGCCCGCGACGGGGCACAGGGAGGCCGGGCGTGGGGAGGCAGGCCCTGGCTCTGGGGCCGGACCCGTCCTGCAGTTCTTCACCCGGCTGCGGCGCCACGCCAGCCTGGACGGGGCCAGCCCCTACTTCAAGGTCAAGAAATGGAAGCTGGACCCCAGCCAACGGGCATCCAGTCTGGACACTAGAG GCTCCCCCAAGCGGCACCAGTTCCAACGGCAGCGGGCAGCCAGCGAGAgcacagagcaggaggagggggacgCCCCCCACGGGGATTTCATCCAGTACATTGCCAGCGCAGGCGCCGCTGTGGCcttcccgcccccccgcccctttCTGGCCAGCCCCACCAGCCCGTCCCCCACCCTCGGCAG GCTAGAGGCAGCCGAGGAGGTGGGCGCCGCGGGAGGAGCGAGCCCCGAGTCTCCCCCAGAGTCTAGCGGCGGCGTGGGGCCCGAGCAGCTGCAGCAGCAGGAGTCCGATGGCGAGCGGGACTCGGGGCCGGAGCAGGCGCAGACCAGCTACCGGGATATCTGGAGCCTGCGCGCCTCCCTCGAGCTGCACGCCGCGGCCACCTCGGACCACAGCAGCAGTGGCAACGACCGCGACTCGGTGCGCAGCGGCGACAGCTCGGGCTCGGGCTCTGGGACCACCGCGCCCGCCTTCCCGCCGCCCTCGCCGCCGCCCACACCGCGGTCCACGGACGGCGAGGCGGGAGGTCCGCGGAAGCTGCTTCAGATGGACAGCGGCTACGCCAGCATCGAGGGCCGCGGCGCGGGCGACGACGGGCTGCCCAGCGCGTCCGAGAAGCGCTCCTCCTTCACCAGCGCCGGCCGCACGGCCACTGTGGGCAGCAGCTTCGAGGGGGCGCTGGCGCCCACGGAGGCGCCCGCCCGGCCCCGCAGCCCCCGCGCCTGGCCCCGCCGCGCCCCGCGCCGCGACTACAGCATCGACGAGAAGACAGACGCGCTCTTCCACGAATTCCTGCGCCACGACCCGCACTTCGACGACGCGCTGCCCTGCGCCGCCCGCCACCGCGCGCGCGCGCACCCGCACCCGCACGCGCGCAAGCAGTGGCAGCAGCGCGGCCGGCAGCACAGCGACCCCGGCGCGCGcgccgccccgcccgccccgtcCGCGCCCCCGTTCCGCCCCGACCCCCGGCCCCCACGCGCGCCTCTGCGCCGCGGCGACAGCGTCGACTGCCCGTCCGAGGGCCGCGCGGGCGAGGACCCTGCGGCGCCCGCCATCCCGGTCATCGAGGAGGAGcccggcggcggtggcggcggcggcggcggcggcggcggctgcccCGGCTCGGGCCTGTGCGTCGAGCCCCCGGGGACGCTGCTGGACAAGCTGGCGGCCGGCCTCGACGACAGACTGTTCCCGCCGCGCCTCGCCCAGCCCATCGCCGCGGCTCCCGCGCTGGCCGCCGCCGCGCCGACGTCTCCCGACCACAGCCCGGCCTAA